From Leptotrichia wadei, one genomic window encodes:
- a CDS encoding HAD family hydrolase, producing the protein MKESKNKNVAAFFDIDGTIYRDSLLIEHFKMLVQYEYIDMMTWEGKVKEKFSKWENRTGDYDDYLDELVQTYMEALKNFSKEDMDFIAKRVMKLKGDKVYRYTRERLKYHKEKRHKVIIISGSPDFLVSKMAERYGVEDYRASIYEVDENGIFTGNVIPMWDAKSKQKAITDFCKKYDIDLKKSYAYGDTTGDLTMFKNVGNAIAINPAKKLLQKIKRDKELKEKVMIVVERKDVIYKLKADVSII; encoded by the coding sequence ATGAAAGAAAGTAAAAATAAAAATGTGGCAGCATTTTTTGATATTGATGGGACGATTTATCGGGATTCGCTGTTAATTGAGCATTTTAAGATGCTTGTGCAGTATGAGTATATTGATATGATGACTTGGGAAGGGAAAGTTAAGGAGAAGTTTTCCAAGTGGGAAAATAGGACTGGGGATTATGATGATTATTTGGATGAACTTGTACAGACTTATATGGAGGCATTGAAAAATTTTAGCAAGGAAGATATGGATTTTATTGCAAAAAGAGTGATGAAGTTAAAAGGGGACAAAGTTTACCGGTATACACGGGAAAGGCTAAAATACCATAAGGAGAAGAGGCATAAGGTTATAATTATTTCAGGAAGTCCGGATTTCCTTGTAAGCAAAATGGCAGAAAGATATGGTGTTGAAGATTACAGAGCTTCTATTTACGAAGTTGATGAGAATGGGATTTTTACAGGGAATGTCATTCCGATGTGGGATGCTAAAAGTAAGCAGAAGGCAATAACGGATTTTTGTAAAAAATATGACATTGATTTGAAAAAGTCGTATGCCTATGGAGATACAACGGGAGATCTGACAATGTTTAAAAATGTAGGAAATGCCATTGCTATAAATCCAGCAAAAAAATTATTGCAAAAAATAAAACGGGATAAGGAATTGAAGGAAAAAGTTATGATTGTTGTGGAAAGAAAGGATGTTATTTATAAATTGAAGGCAGATGTCAGCATTATATAG
- a CDS encoding NAD(P)-dependent oxidoreductase: MEKNLKIVYLDRVTAGPIDLREKFDKYGEYIEYEDTEVGEIDERIEDVDVVITTRIRLGKKQFEKAKKLKLILITATGFNHIDVKSANEFGIKVANVSGYSTNSVAQLAITFLLNELTPVNKYFEEVKNGKWIDIHVPDYQKYPIDDVEGKILGIIGFGNIGKKVAQMAEALGMEVMVAKSAGKNYRKVEEDGILRHDLDEVLEKCDVLTLHVPLTDSTRNLIDLEKMKKMKRSARILNLARGPVINQDDLYFALKNKIIKSAAIDVTSVEPIEKNSKLFELDNIVITPHIAWKSEKSMITLMNDVEKNLKLFIEGKLEGLK; encoded by the coding sequence ATGGAAAAAAATTTAAAAATAGTGTATTTGGATAGAGTTACGGCTGGACCGATTGATTTAAGGGAAAAGTTTGATAAATATGGCGAATATATTGAATATGAAGATACTGAAGTTGGAGAAATTGATGAAAGAATAGAAGATGTGGATGTTGTAATAACTACTAGGATAAGACTTGGGAAAAAGCAGTTTGAGAAGGCTAAAAAACTTAAACTGATACTTATTACAGCGACTGGATTTAATCATATTGATGTGAAAAGTGCAAATGAATTTGGAATAAAGGTGGCAAATGTTTCAGGCTATTCGACTAACTCTGTTGCACAGCTGGCAATTACCTTTCTTTTAAATGAATTAACGCCTGTTAATAAATATTTTGAGGAAGTAAAAAATGGTAAATGGATTGATATTCATGTTCCTGATTATCAGAAATATCCGATTGATGATGTGGAGGGGAAAATTTTAGGAATTATAGGATTTGGGAATATTGGTAAAAAAGTTGCACAGATGGCAGAAGCATTGGGAATGGAAGTGATGGTTGCTAAAAGTGCTGGAAAAAATTATAGAAAAGTTGAAGAGGATGGAATTTTACGGCATGACTTGGATGAGGTGCTTGAAAAATGTGATGTTCTGACGCTTCATGTTCCGTTGACTGATTCAACGAGAAATCTTATAGATCTTGAAAAAATGAAAAAAATGAAAAGAAGTGCCAGAATTTTAAATTTAGCACGAGGACCGGTTATAAATCAGGATGATTTGTATTTTGCATTAAAAAATAAAATAATAAAATCAGCGGCTATTGATGTAACGAGTGTTGAGCCGATTGAAAAAAATTCTAAATTATTTGAATTGGATAATATTGTGATTACTCCACATATCGCATGGAAATCTGAAAAAAGTATGATAACACTTATGAATGATGTTGAAAAAAATTTGAAATTATTTATTGAAGGAAAGTTGGAAGGACTGAAATAA
- the disA gene encoding DNA integrity scanning diadenylate cyclase DisA, with the protein MGKKAVNKKKILEHIFDRVAPGTALREAIDKIQEAKLGALIVLGNPNDLKDVMGGGFELNTVYSPQKVYELSKMDGGIILSEDIKTIYGANIQLQPNYSIETDESGTRHQAAHRIAQQKGNLVVAVSERRNKITVYYGKFRYLLNEIGDLLTKSSQAITALEKYSLAIEKNHVNLSILEFDNMVTLYDIVECVRMYGLLFRMSEELIEYMAELGSEGRLIKIQYEEIMLNKNESFDALIKDYKISNETAEKIGLRVRSLTKEELLDDEKIVCLLGFDTNIINLDEKIEPRGYGLLSNITKISKKDREILVKEFSNVQSILMSTASDIAKIKGVSKYKAEHINKSLKRIKNRAVIDRE; encoded by the coding sequence ATGGGAAAAAAGGCAGTTAATAAGAAGAAAATATTGGAGCATATATTTGACAGGGTAGCACCTGGAACAGCATTGAGAGAAGCAATAGATAAAATTCAGGAGGCAAAACTGGGAGCATTGATTGTACTGGGAAATCCTAATGATTTAAAAGATGTGATGGGAGGCGGATTTGAGTTAAATACGGTATATTCGCCACAAAAAGTTTATGAGCTGTCTAAAATGGATGGCGGAATTATTTTGTCGGAGGATATAAAGACAATTTATGGGGCAAATATTCAGTTGCAGCCTAATTATTCGATAGAAACAGATGAGAGCGGGACAAGACATCAAGCGGCACATAGAATTGCACAGCAAAAGGGGAATTTGGTTGTGGCGGTTTCTGAAAGAAGAAATAAAATAACGGTATATTATGGGAAATTTAGATATTTACTAAATGAAATTGGAGATTTATTGACTAAATCTTCGCAGGCGATAACTGCTCTTGAGAAATATTCCCTTGCGATTGAGAAAAATCACGTAAATTTATCTATTTTAGAATTTGACAATATGGTAACGCTTTATGATATTGTGGAATGTGTGAGAATGTACGGACTTCTTTTCAGAATGTCAGAGGAATTAATTGAGTATATGGCAGAACTTGGAAGCGAAGGACGGCTTATAAAGATCCAATATGAAGAAATAATGCTGAATAAAAATGAGAGTTTTGATGCTCTCATAAAGGATTATAAGATAAGCAATGAAACGGCTGAAAAAATTGGATTAAGAGTAAGATCTTTGACAAAAGAGGAATTGCTGGATGATGAAAAAATTGTTTGTCTGCTTGGATTTGATACAAATATCATAAATCTGGATGAAAAGATAGAGCCACGTGGATATGGACTTTTGAGCAACATAACAAAAATAAGCAAAAAGGATAGGGAAATTCTTGTAAAGGAATTTTCAAATGTTCAGTCAATTTTGATGTCGACTGCTTCGGATATTGCTAAAATAAAGGGAGTCAGCAAATATAAGGCTGAGCATATTAATAAATCATTAAAAAGAATAAAAAATAGAGCAGTAATTGATAGAGAATAA
- a CDS encoding autotransporter-associated N-terminal domain-containing protein, producing MTNNLLNLKKNLKSFAKRCKDFKYTDSALLTFLLNGMLISTGEMFAETVTKSQINNQVSQINTSINQMRTDFKRARAENNKLIKDTNLELTQLMEQGDHVTKSPWSSWQFGINDFYNDWHGTYKGKGDKKASYVFERDKSLVNRSSYPGRIETKYGATTLGLVREPNAAMDVSAGLTPKSVNKIAPKFTVQGAGGGFPNFTTRTVKAPDAPDTPVSPSITVNQAPVIRFQAQGFGQDRQAMLHRVNQGIHLMNYATYNTTGTAIFDVTNTGSTLSSGSVAYDAKNLASLSPLYSPNYGAHNVSGSPSGTITAGDTMSATMNAVFSHVVPMNVNMTGDYILNSTANRNILFISVNPYDYYETTGDKTFNFNGNVTLNSNGGSSVVGIEHQLLNGDGGGSTDPTGHQVASIVENNGNITLGNGQNMIGMMLDTEYYGSYYKFTQPPQTNNNGKIIISSDASNSVGFDYGYYVPTSSGVGPNGTVKIGDIVVNGSSNYGYRQKDYKTSNNATPYYDDMGTVRSGGEIITVNGNDNVGMAIFQGKTSGDPISNFQNINITVNGSNNVGFLRGTSGDPNTNEITLDSTKLGSIKFGGDLTPGSADIAVGTDNALIRSEKNKIKLDAAITTGTSDPTPASLTPPAAAQNSILQAVKNAQVETTANGKIKVTSGYKVYGVTAGFDTGGTGASLTTAGDVEMTVRESIGLAVSSSSTGTNTASNIKLTGKKNTAIYNLGTFKQKGNIIVDGEKSNGIFNKGSFTLTGNTIITASNGANGLYNSTGGSFTNPDKLTVNVTDTTKKGVGVFSDADVTLDGIKVNVTGGASAVVADTKEIKLNNNSKISYNGEGYALCTLNHGKIDMTGSNLKLSGKAVGFSVDGSTGSYVSGVTFGTGSTVDILSDDVILMGVRNPLSLNLSNFDTTLFGAAGGLTSAMINATTAPNYKLAVIDGLNGGKSFTLDSDPSSSDGSYDKSLAVSTPASQSYKYARNLLIQKSILDVNTDVKAVLNSADANTVKGVASGAPVIGLDISSSSGAASNAETGINVNGKTITADRTDSGNGAIGLYTNFGKININNGTLNVETDTANTVNDQAVGVYAVNGSEVNNNGGNINVGGKNSIGILGLAYREDSAGTVIGNEFGSANEGKATINNNGNITMDGKEAKGVFIKNNGTSSVADNVANNLSNGVITMSGADSVGMYADKATLNNHGKIDLQAGTNGKIGMYGINGSDITNHSDGQIIVGDSTISAATDVPNIGMYTSESNLLKNYGTIDIKENSYGIYGENIQAFGTSKIKVGKNGVGIFAKGTSGTGTVTLDAGSEITTSASAKDKEAVGVFTAGTNPVNINDNGSKMDLKDWTFGYVIKAPGTLTTNGSSTVTLDNEAVYAYSDNDSSVINNYAPIKATGDRNYGIYSSGTVDNYGNMDLKSGNGVGNIGIYSTKGVATNWATIDTGKTNKTTKSYGIGMATGYYDGAVSRNQGTVINKGTINVTEDNSIGMYAVGAGSKAINDHGATINLSGKNTIGMYIDQGAEGENYGTIVGNGDSIKGVVAANQGKFKNYGTIQITGNRGIGIYTDKGVVSADGVDGPGASNTGSFKAVYESSPTDEKVEGGVTIKVPPKATPVTVTINGKAVEITGVDTNATPSSVNATEATVTSPSGVTVLDLAKSGFLNFESNPSATSIGMYVDTSGIKYTNPIQGLSNLAGLTDINMYFGTEAARYTNARAIELGDNIIKPYNDALATVVSTGTVLNTNSSSLTWLAIPTKSSVTGLYDKVYLVKVPYTDFVSAKDPNTYNFLDGLEQRYGVEGLGTREKELFNKLNDLGKGEQHIFTQAVDEMKGHQYANIQQRTNATGNALDKEFSYLRNEWRNPTKQNNKIKAFGLRDEYNTDTAGIIDYKSNAYGVAYVHEDEKVRMGNSSGWYAGAVTNRFRFKDLGKSKEDQTMVKLGVFKTMSPKGDHNGALQWTIGGDVFAGINNMKRKFWVVDDTFEAKSTYHTYGAALKNELGYDIRMSERTHLRPYGALKMEYGRFNDVKEDSGQMRLEVKGNDYFSVKPEAGLEFKYVQPLAVRTNLTVGLTAAYENELGKLQNGNQARVRYTTAGWYNLEKEKEDRRGNGKFDLNIGVDNTRFGVTVNAGYDTKGSNIRGGIGFRAIY from the coding sequence ATGACAAACAACTTATTAAATTTAAAAAAGAATTTGAAATCGTTTGCGAAAAGATGTAAAGACTTTAAGTATACTGATTCAGCTTTACTTACATTTTTATTAAATGGAATGTTAATTTCAACTGGGGAAATGTTTGCAGAAACTGTAACAAAATCGCAGATTAATAATCAAGTTAGTCAGATTAACACCTCAATAAACCAGATGCGGACAGATTTTAAACGTGCAAGAGCTGAAAATAACAAGCTGATTAAAGATACAAACTTGGAATTGACTCAGTTAATGGAACAAGGGGATCATGTGACAAAATCACCTTGGAGCAGTTGGCAATTTGGAATCAATGATTTTTACAACGATTGGCATGGGACTTATAAAGGAAAGGGCGACAAGAAAGCCAGCTATGTTTTTGAAAGAGATAAATCATTAGTAAACAGAAGCAGCTACCCAGGAAGAATCGAAACAAAATACGGAGCAACAACATTAGGATTAGTAAGAGAGCCAAACGCCGCAATGGATGTATCTGCAGGATTGACTCCAAAAAGTGTAAACAAAATCGCACCTAAATTTACAGTTCAAGGGGCAGGAGGAGGATTCCCTAATTTTACGACTAGAACAGTAAAAGCACCAGATGCACCAGATACTCCAGTAAGTCCTAGTATAACTGTAAATCAAGCACCGGTAATAAGGTTTCAGGCACAAGGATTTGGGCAAGATAGACAGGCAATGTTACATAGAGTTAATCAAGGTATACATTTAATGAATTATGCAACTTACAATACAACAGGAACAGCTATTTTTGATGTAACAAATACAGGTTCAACACTTAGTTCTGGTTCTGTAGCCTATGATGCTAAAAATTTAGCAAGTTTATCTCCTTTGTACAGTCCGAACTATGGAGCACATAATGTATCAGGAAGTCCTTCTGGCACAATAACAGCAGGAGATACAATGTCTGCAACGATGAATGCGGTATTCAGTCATGTAGTTCCTATGAATGTGAATATGACAGGAGATTATATTTTAAATTCAACAGCAAATCGTAACATATTATTTATAAGTGTAAACCCATATGATTATTATGAAACAACAGGAGATAAAACATTTAATTTTAATGGGAATGTTACTTTGAATAGTAATGGTGGAAGTTCAGTAGTTGGTATAGAGCATCAATTGTTAAATGGAGATGGTGGTGGTAGTACAGATCCTACTGGTCATCAAGTAGCATCTATTGTCGAAAATAATGGGAATATAACATTAGGTAATGGACAGAATATGATAGGTATGATGCTAGATACAGAATATTATGGGTCATATTATAAATTTACCCAACCACCTCAAACTAATAATAATGGAAAAATAATTATCAGCAGTGATGCTTCAAATAGTGTTGGATTTGACTATGGATATTATGTTCCAACATCAAGTGGAGTAGGTCCAAACGGTACTGTTAAAATTGGAGACATAGTAGTAAATGGAAGTAGTAATTATGGATACAGACAAAAAGATTACAAAACATCAAATAATGCTACTCCATATTATGATGATATGGGAACAGTTAGAAGTGGTGGCGAAATAATAACTGTAAATGGAAACGATAATGTCGGAATGGCTATTTTTCAAGGAAAAACTTCAGGTGATCCTATAAGTAATTTTCAGAATATAAATATTACAGTAAATGGAAGTAACAATGTTGGATTCTTAAGAGGAACTTCAGGAGATCCAAATACTAACGAAATAACTTTAGATTCTACAAAACTCGGATCAATTAAATTTGGAGGAGATCTTACTCCTGGTTCGGCAGATATTGCTGTAGGAACTGATAATGCCTTAATTAGAAGTGAAAAAAATAAAATAAAATTGGATGCGGCAATTACTACAGGAACTTCAGATCCTACCCCTGCTTCTTTAACTCCACCTGCAGCTGCACAAAACTCAATATTGCAAGCTGTTAAAAATGCTCAAGTTGAAACTACTGCAAATGGTAAAATAAAAGTTACTTCAGGATACAAGGTATATGGAGTAACAGCTGGGTTTGATACAGGAGGTACAGGTGCTAGTTTAACTACAGCAGGAGATGTTGAGATGACTGTCAGAGAGAGTATTGGACTTGCAGTAAGTTCTAGTAGTACAGGAACTAATACTGCATCAAATATAAAATTGACAGGTAAAAAGAATACTGCTATTTATAATTTAGGAACATTTAAGCAAAAAGGAAATATTATTGTTGATGGAGAAAAATCTAACGGTATCTTTAATAAAGGATCGTTTACTTTAACAGGTAATACTATTATCACAGCAAGTAATGGAGCAAATGGACTTTATAATTCAACAGGAGGAAGTTTTACAAATCCAGATAAATTGACAGTAAATGTAACTGATACAACTAAAAAAGGTGTTGGAGTATTTTCAGATGCAGATGTTACGCTTGATGGTATCAAAGTTAACGTAACTGGAGGAGCTTCAGCAGTTGTTGCAGATACAAAAGAAATAAAATTAAATAATAATTCAAAAATTTCATATAATGGGGAAGGTTACGCACTTTGTACATTAAATCATGGTAAAATTGATATGACAGGGTCAAATTTAAAACTTTCTGGAAAAGCAGTTGGATTTTCTGTTGATGGATCAACTGGAAGTTATGTATCAGGGGTAACATTTGGAACAGGTTCAACAGTTGATATTCTTTCAGATGATGTGATTCTTATGGGTGTAAGAAATCCTTTATCATTAAATTTAAGTAATTTTGACACTACATTGTTTGGTGCTGCTGGAGGGTTGACAAGTGCTATGATTAATGCGACTACTGCTCCAAATTATAAATTGGCTGTAATTGACGGGTTGAATGGAGGAAAATCATTTACTTTGGATAGTGACCCTTCAAGTTCAGATGGAAGTTATGATAAGAGCTTAGCTGTAAGCACGCCTGCCTCACAAAGTTATAAGTATGCTAGAAACTTGCTGATTCAAAAGAGTATTTTGGATGTAAATACTGATGTGAAGGCTGTATTAAATTCAGCAGATGCAAATACTGTTAAGGGAGTTGCTTCAGGTGCACCAGTCATTGGGCTTGATATTAGTTCAAGTTCTGGAGCCGCATCTAATGCAGAAACAGGAATTAATGTAAATGGAAAGACTATAACGGCTGATAGAACTGATTCAGGTAATGGTGCGATTGGGCTATATACAAACTTTGGTAAGATTAATATTAATAACGGTACTTTGAATGTTGAAACTGATACTGCTAATACTGTTAATGATCAGGCTGTTGGAGTTTATGCTGTAAATGGATCAGAAGTTAATAATAATGGCGGAAATATTAATGTTGGCGGTAAAAATTCTATTGGTATCTTAGGGCTTGCATATAGGGAAGACTCTGCAGGAACTGTAATTGGTAATGAATTTGGATCTGCTAATGAAGGAAAAGCGACTATAAATAACAATGGAAATATTACAATGGACGGAAAAGAAGCCAAGGGAGTATTTATTAAGAATAACGGTACTTCATCTGTAGCTGACAATGTTGCTAATAACTTATCAAATGGTGTAATTACAATGTCTGGAGCAGATTCAGTTGGAATGTACGCTGACAAGGCTACACTTAATAATCATGGTAAAATTGATTTGCAGGCAGGAACTAATGGTAAGATAGGTATGTATGGAATTAATGGATCTGATATTACGAACCATTCAGATGGGCAAATTATAGTTGGAGATTCTACTATTTCAGCAGCAACTGATGTTCCTAATATTGGTATGTATACATCTGAAAGCAATTTGTTGAAAAACTATGGAACTATAGATATTAAAGAAAATTCTTATGGAATTTATGGAGAAAATATTCAAGCCTTTGGTACTTCTAAGATTAAAGTTGGTAAAAATGGTGTAGGAATATTTGCTAAAGGAACATCTGGAACAGGAACAGTAACATTGGATGCAGGTTCTGAAATTACAACAAGCGCAAGTGCAAAAGATAAGGAAGCAGTTGGAGTATTTACGGCAGGAACGAATCCAGTAAATATTAATGACAATGGTTCAAAAATGGATCTTAAGGACTGGACATTTGGATATGTTATAAAAGCGCCAGGAACATTGACTACAAATGGAAGTTCAACTGTAACATTGGATAATGAAGCTGTTTATGCATATTCTGACAATGATTCTTCAGTAATTAATAACTATGCTCCAATTAAAGCGACTGGAGATAGAAACTATGGAATTTATTCATCAGGTACAGTTGACAACTATGGAAATATGGATCTGAAGTCTGGAAACGGTGTAGGTAATATCGGTATTTATTCAACAAAAGGAGTTGCGACAAACTGGGCAACTATTGATACCGGTAAAACTAATAAAACTACAAAATCGTATGGAATTGGTATGGCAACTGGTTATTACGATGGAGCAGTTTCTAGAAACCAAGGAACTGTTATAAATAAGGGAACAATTAATGTTACTGAAGATAACAGCATTGGAATGTATGCTGTTGGAGCTGGTTCAAAAGCAATAAATGACCATGGAGCGACAATTAACCTTAGCGGTAAAAATACAATTGGTATGTATATAGATCAAGGTGCTGAAGGTGAAAATTACGGAACAATTGTAGGTAATGGAGATAGTATAAAAGGAGTTGTAGCGGCAAATCAAGGTAAGTTTAAAAACTACGGTACAATCCAAATTACTGGAAATAGAGGTATTGGTATTTATACTGATAAAGGAGTGGTGTCTGCAGATGGTGTAGATGGGCCTGGCGCTTCAAATACAGGTTCGTTTAAAGCTGTATACGAATCTTCTCCAACTGATGAAAAAGTTGAAGGTGGAGTAACTATAAAGGTTCCGCCAAAGGCAACGCCTGTGACAGTTACAATAAATGGAAAAGCAGTGGAAATAACAGGAGTTGATACAAATGCAACACCATCATCTGTAAATGCAACTGAAGCGACAGTTACATCACCTTCAGGAGTCACAGTATTAGACCTTGCAAAATCAGGATTCTTGAATTTTGAATCAAATCCTTCTGCAACAAGTATCGGAATGTATGTTGATACGTCTGGAATAAAATATACAAATCCTATTCAAGGATTAAGCAATCTTGCGGGACTTACAGATATTAACATGTACTTTGGAACAGAAGCTGCCAGATACACAAATGCAAGAGCAATAGAATTAGGAGATAATATTATAAAACCATATAATGATGCGCTTGCAACAGTAGTTTCCACAGGAACTGTATTAAATACTAATTCAAGCAGCTTAACTTGGCTGGCAATACCAACAAAATCATCTGTTACAGGACTTTATGATAAGGTTTACCTAGTAAAAGTTCCATATACAGATTTTGTAAGTGCAAAAGATCCAAATACGTACAATTTCCTAGATGGACTTGAACAAAGATACGGTGTTGAAGGACTTGGCACTAGAGAAAAGGAACTGTTTAACAAATTAAATGATCTTGGAAAAGGTGAACAGCATATTTTCACACAGGCAGTTGACGAAATGAAAGGTCATCAATATGCTAATATTCAACAAAGAACCAATGCTACTGGAAATGCCTTGGATAAGGAATTTAGCTATTTGAGAAACGAATGGAGAAATCCGACTAAGCAAAATAACAAGATTAAAGCGTTTGGATTAAGAGATGAATATAATACTGACACAGCTGGAATTATCGATTATAAGAGCAATGCCTACGGAGTGGCTTATGTTCACGAGGATGAAAAAGTTAGAATGGGTAACTCAAGCGGATGGTATGCTGGGGCTGTAACAAACAGATTTAGATTCAAGGATTTAGGAAAATCTAAAGAAGACCAGACAATGGTTAAACTTGGAGTATTCAAGACAATGTCGCCAAAAGGAGATCATAACGGAGCATTGCAATGGACAATCGGTGGAGATGTATTTGCTGGAATTAATAACATGAAACGTAAATTCTGGGTAGTTGATGATACATTTGAAGCGAAATCTACATATCATACTTATGGAGCCGCTCTTAAAAATGAACTTGGCTATGACATAAGAATGAGCGAAAGAACCCATTTGAGACCTTATGGAGCATTGAAGATGGAATATGGAAGATTTAACGATGTAAAGGAAGATTCAGGACAAATGAGATTGGAAGTTAAAGGAAATGACTACTTCTCAGTTAAGCCTGAAGCAGGTTTAGAATTTAAATATGTTCAGCCATTGGCAGTAAGAACTAATTTGACTGTTGGGCTTACAGCGGCTTATGAAAATGAGCTTGGAAAACTGCAAAATGGAAATCAGGCAAGAGTAAGATACACAACAGCAGGATGGTATAACCTCGAAAAAGAAAAAGAGGATAGAAGAGGAAACGGTAAATTTGACCTTAATATCGGAGTTGACAACACAAGATTTGGTGTTACGGTAAATGCTGGATATGACACTAAAGGAAGCAATATTAGAGGTGGAATTGGATTTAGAGCGATTTACTAG
- a CDS encoding HIRAN domain-containing protein: MLVSNFNGIKLEFDGLYYGGNYEIEVFGDGRFYYSYIENTSVELKKGSFQINQKEIMIFEEMMEYFELLKNQRNYMINEFNFGNGVLVIQKDNGREEKIKLGKEMMFEYAKTLIDKYTKKSRRLFLLDTYLEGVKYIRNFAIKIKDEVQLDLFREFNGISLNAVAVYNSRKEKVGYLPKSQSEIIARMIDAGKKFVAVPIPFDEEIALKVYLVD, translated from the coding sequence ATGCTGGTAAGCAATTTTAATGGGATAAAACTTGAATTTGACGGGCTTTATTATGGAGGAAATTATGAAATTGAGGTTTTCGGGGATGGAAGATTTTATTATTCGTATATTGAGAATACATCGGTTGAGCTGAAAAAGGGATCATTTCAGATTAACCAGAAGGAAATTATGATTTTTGAAGAAATGATGGAATATTTTGAACTTTTGAAAAATCAGAGAAATTATATGATAAACGAGTTTAATTTTGGAAATGGAGTGCTTGTTATTCAAAAGGATAATGGACGTGAAGAAAAGATTAAGCTGGGGAAGGAAATGATGTTTGAATATGCAAAGACATTGATTGACAAGTATACAAAGAAGTCGAGAAGACTGTTTTTGCTGGATACTTATTTAGAGGGAGTTAAATATATTAGAAATTTTGCGATTAAGATTAAAGATGAAGTTCAGCTGGATTTATTTCGTGAATTTAATGGTATTTCCTTGAATGCAGTCGCTGTTTATAATTCTAGGAAGGAAAAAGTTGGATATTTGCCAAAAAGCCAGAGTGAAATTATTGCCAGAATGATTGATGCAGGGAAAAAATTTGTCGCTGTGCCGATTCCGTTTGATGAAGAAATTGCCCTTAAAGTTTATCTTGTAGATTAA
- a CDS encoding DUF1385 domain-containing protein, which yields MRDKKITVGGQAVVEGVMMRGPKAIATAVRKQDGSIVYKKIALTEKSNRWLKVPFVRGVIALYDAMVVGTKELIFASNQAGHEEEKLTDKQVGFTVMTSVLLGIAVFMWLPSAIGGFFFKDSVLKANIVEAIIKLVLFLGYIYGISFLKDIQRVFEYHGAEHKSIMNYEMEKELSPKNAKVCTRFHPRCGTSFLLLVMFISILVFSTVDLFFKVPTGHFSMIIYKLVTRVLFVPFVAGLSYEIQRWTSYHLDNVFAKMIAVPGMWLQKITTREPDESQLEVAIVALNVALGNEVPNATEVFE from the coding sequence ATGAGAGATAAAAAAATAACTGTCGGAGGGCAGGCTGTTGTGGAAGGGGTTATGATGAGAGGGCCTAAAGCAATTGCAACAGCGGTTCGTAAGCAGGATGGAAGTATTGTTTATAAAAAGATAGCGTTAACTGAAAAAAGTAACAGATGGTTGAAAGTACCTTTTGTAAGAGGGGTTATAGCGCTTTATGATGCGATGGTTGTTGGGACAAAGGAGCTTATTTTCGCATCAAATCAGGCTGGGCATGAAGAGGAAAAATTGACGGACAAGCAGGTTGGATTTACTGTTATGACTTCGGTTTTATTGGGAATTGCTGTGTTTATGTGGCTGCCATCGGCTATTGGAGGATTTTTCTTTAAAGATAGCGTTTTAAAGGCTAATATTGTAGAAGCAATTATAAAATTGGTACTTTTCTTGGGATATATTTATGGAATTTCGTTTTTAAAGGATATTCAGAGAGTTTTTGAGTATCATGGGGCAGAACATAAAAGTATTATGAATTATGAAATGGAAAAGGAACTGTCACCTAAAAATGCAAAAGTATGTACAAGATTTCACCCAAGATGTGGTACAAGTTTTCTTCTACTTGTAATGTTTATAAGTATTCTAGTGTTTTCAACAGTAGATTTATTTTTTAAAGTTCCAACTGGACATTTTTCAATGATAATTTACAAGTTAGTAACAAGAGTTCTATTTGTTCCCTTCGTTGCTGGACTTTCTTATGAAATACAACGTTGGACAAGTTACCATTTGGATAATGTCTTTGCTAAAATGATTGCAGTTCCAGGAATGTGGCTGCAAAAGATTACTACAAGAGAGCCTGATGAAAGCCAGCTGGAAGTAGCAATAGTGGCTTTAAATGTGGCTTTAGGAAATGAAGTTCCGAATGCTACGGAAGTTTTTGAATAA